Proteins from a genomic interval of Rosa chinensis cultivar Old Blush chromosome 2, RchiOBHm-V2, whole genome shotgun sequence:
- the LOC112187143 gene encoding ABC transporter F family member 2 yields MRIRFPEWGRSGIFVATLKNLEAGFGDEVLFSRANLTIERAEKLDIIGPNGCGKSTLLKLIMGLQKPMAGEVLLGEHNDLTNFFEQNQAEALDLNKTVPETVEEAAGDWRLDDIKGLLGCNFKADMHDRKVSLLSGGEKPRSLSPFCWARLAFCKFMVKPSTLLVLDEPTNHLDIPSKVMLVYYLEKNLDARERELEREAEIEEKAPSQSQIKDV; encoded by the exons ATGAGGATCAGGTTTCCTGAATGGGGAAGAAGTGGAATATTTGTTGCAACACTTAAGAATCTGGAAGCTGGCTTTGGAGATGAG GTGCTGTTTAGCAGAGCAAATCTCACAATTGAAAGAGCAGAGAAACTGGACATTATTGGCCCAAATGGATGTGGCAAGAGTACTTTGCTGAAACTAATAATGGGTTTACAAAAACCAATGGCAGGTGAAGTTCTGCTTGGGGAGCATAATGACCTAACAAACTTTTTTGAGCAAAATCAG GCTGAGGCACTTGATTTAAATAAAACAGTGCCTGAGACAGTAGAAGAAGCAGCAGGGGATTGGAGACTTGATGATATAAAGGGCCTCCTTGGTTGTAATTTCAAAGCAGATATGCATGATAGAAAGGTTTCCCTCTTAAGTGGTGGTGAGAAGCCGAGAAG TTTGTCTCCCTTTTGTTGGGCACGCCTTGCCTTCTGCAAGTTCATGGTAAAGCCATCTACTCTGCTAGTTCTGGATGAACCGACAAATCACTTGGACATTCCTTCAAAAGTGATGCTTGTG TACTATCTAGAGAAGAATCTAGATGCTAGGGAAAGAGAGCTCGAGCGTGAGGCAGAGATTGAGGAGAAGGCTCCTAGTCAAAGCCAAATCAAAGATGTCTAA